The stretch of DNA ATGACcctaaatataagaccttttagagatttcaatagggactacatacggatgtatatagacgcaTTTTTTAGTGCAGATTCATTCaatttgctctgtatgtagtctatattgaaATCTCCAAAAGGaattatatttaggaacggagggagtagttcttaAACAGCAAACTGCACCTTCTGTTAAAAGAAGGGAAAAGGTTTCTACGTGAGCATGATACCAAATTACCAGCATCACTCTTTCTAAGAACAGCACATATTATGTAGGCTAGCAGTATCAATGCATGATATCATTGCATTTGTAAAAGATAAATTTCCTGATGTCAGATTTTAGAATGCAGAAAATAAATAGCTAGTTCTTCTGGATATCTAACCTGTGCAAGATCTTGCTCATCTCTATCCCATTTTTGGATTGCTTGCTGTAGATATTTGATAGCTGCAGGGTAAAACTTTCTCCGGAGCATGACTGCTCCAAGCTCAAAAAGTTCTGTAGCGCTTCCCTCACCACTTCTCACTTGTTCCTGTAATTAAGATAATTAAGTATGGTTGACGTAGCGTGCGAATACAGTGTTCATTATGAAGTGAGCAACATCAGTAAAGAACTTGTATAAAAACAACATGTTCTACCATGATATGAGAATTTGCACATGTAATGAATATGTACAACAAAACAGAGCTAACCAAGTTCTTTCTCAGATCAGAAAcaaaaaattggaaagattgacCAGAAGAAAAGGATGTCCAGACTTCAAGACCATTTTTTTAGAAGACTAGTGGAATGCCCATACATTCCATCGAAGTAACAAAATAAATCCAATCATGTGGCACATAAAAGTCTATACAAACCCAATGGTCATAAAAAAATAACTTCAGCTTGAGGAAACCATAAGAAGCAGTCATACTGCATAACGTAAAATCCCGAGAACAAACACTGCAGGCAAGCTCCCATGTTAGGAAGTTCCTTTGGTAGAGAGAGCTGAGATGTCAGCCAGGTCATCGACAACAACTCCCATAATCAAGGAGAAATGAAACTAACTATTTTTTAAATGAGAAGAATTTACCTTTTTGTTGAATAATTTCAGAACAGTACAAATTTCTTTGAAAAATATGTATACATGCCCGCATGTCACTCGCCTAGATATTGCACTTGCCTAACAGAACTATGGAACCAAACAAATTCATCACAGTACTGCAAATGTAGTCAAATATTTAACATAAGACAGTAGTAAAATGTGATGTTACATCACAATCGGTGTTGCCATTGTTTATTATCTACATTAAACTGAAGtttaatacttgagagtattcagTAATTCCAGTGTGGTGTTATTAGGAACTCATGTTGCCCGTTCTGAAGAACAGAGTCTTCAGCGGGGTGTGGGTTGGGTAAGTGTGTTAAAGGcaggagggggggagggggggaatAATCTTGCTCGATGACAAATTGACAATATAAGGTAGTTATTCGTAAAGCTAAATaactaaaataataaaaatccagATTGCAACCTGTGTTACTTCCTGCACCCTCTTGTATCTATCGCTCAGCAATCGATAGCACCAAGCCTGCTGAGGCCCAAGAGGCATCACTGATGGGAAGTGGGAGCAGTAGCAAAACTGGAAGTGATGCCAGCAGCAATTAAGGTTAACTACctgctctctctttctctcatcCCTCTACCCCTTGTGATCAATGACAAGCATCTCCCAGCAAGAACCAAGATCGCTGGTCGACTGTGGGCCCACTCAATCCCCAGATATCAGGGGAACTATGTTGATGCAGGTTTTGCAATATAATACTGACCCATAGTAGTATGAATGCATGTAGAAATGTTAGCAGGATGCTTACCTGCAAGTCTTTCGCAGAAAGATCAAGCTCCCTGCGGACAAGAACCTGGCGGATGACATAAAATGTACCAGTTCCAAGCAGACCAAGTAGTATGAGCAGATACGAAAGCTGAATTCCCAGCTCAAACAGCTCGCCAACCTCGTAAACCATATTTAACTTTGCTCCTTCACTAGACTGTGCTGATTGTGCAAAACTCAACCATGCCGTAGCACCACAAGGAAGTATACCAAGTTGCTGCAGCAAGTTCATATTTCTCTTTAGATCCTTGTCAGAGTGGGGACCGGAAGTTTCTGGTGTGAAGATGGTACATCATGTACGCATAAATCAGTAAAAACATCAGTCCAGAAACAACAAACATTCAAGATCTAAAACTTTTACCTTTTACTTGTGTTGAAAGAAAAACCTCCTCTGCTCTCTTGATAATCTGCCTTCCTTAGAAATAAGGAAACAAGTCCGAAATGAGATTGGTTTTGCAACTGAAACAAGGTCATTAATTATATATCTGTAACCAAAAAGGGTGGTAGAATAAAAAGGGATCACAACATGTGTGAACAAACAATAAGCTCAAGTGCACGGTTGAGTCTAGTTTGGCAGAAACTCTACATCTAGGGCTTaggaactactccctccgtcctaaaataagtgactcaactttgtactaactttagtacaaagttagtgtaaagttgagtcacttattgtGGGATGTACTACAAAAACTATGACTTTGTTTGGCACCATGGCCAACAAAATAATAAGCTTGCAATCTCGTTGTATTGTTAAAAAAATTATATGGCATAGGGGTTACAGTTCCCTAGTTGGAAATTCTCAGCCAGTAAAGATCACAGTAACAAACTACTCCCAACATGATAATTTGAAGAAGAGAAACAATTATACTAAAAATGCAACACATAAGATATTCTTCAGAATTAGCAGAAGGCCACAACATGATAAGTCAGAGAGATAATTTTCTGCGCATATATCTAAATCATAAATTTTCAGTTTTTGACGAGAACAGAGAATGATTCTTTCAGTACAAAAGAAATTATATTCGTGTCAAGCACCGGTACAGTGTCGGCTTTCGTACTAACAGAACTAGCAGGCGCCAAGTACCTACGCCAGTGCAGCAGAGGGGGCCGACGGTCTCCGGCGTCTCCTCGCCGCCGGGCGTCCCGTTTGCCGCCTTCATCGCGACGCCCCGTGGGACAGCCTTGGCAGAGCCAACAGAGAAAGCGATGCCCTTGGCGACGGCGCGGCCGCGAGGCAGCGGCGCGAGGCCCAGCGGCGCGGCGAAACGGCAGGCGACGGCCATGGCTGGCTACGGCTCGTCCGTCCGTGGTTGCTCTCTACCGCGTAGGAGAGGGCAAGACCTCGGCCGTGGTCTTGCAAGATCTTTGTGGGCGGCGAGCAGCGCCGACGCCTGGCCTTGCAGCACGAGCGGCGGCAGGCTGAGCTTTGGGAGTGCGGCAGGCTCAGGCGCGGTGGTGAGAAGATAAGGTTCGGCTGTGTGGGCGCTCGTTGCGTCAACTTGTGTCGCTGATTCGCACAGAGGCGAGCGACCGGGATGGGCCGGCCTAATTACGAGACGAGGTAACGCACGCGCAACAGTatccggttttgggaaccttctagaacgTTCCTGGCCgttttttttattgttccatttTTCCTTTCTAATAGTAGTATTTTTTTCTTTTGTCGTTTTTTTATTATTCCATTTTTTTCTATCACTTTTAGAATTCCTTTTTCTACTGGTTTTTATTGTTTCTTTCTTGTTTTTCAGAATTTCATTTTTTCCGAAAATTTGAAACACGTTTCTGTTATTATTTTTGTTCACAAATTAAAAAATGTTGCTAGTTTCTAAAAAATGTCCGCACATTTTGAAAAAGTATCCTcctttaaaaaatgttcataagtTCAAAAATGTTCTTATTTTAAAATTTATTTCGAAAATTCAAAAAAGTTCGCTTTTTGCTAACTTTTCTCATagtttcaaaatttgttcacagATGTAAAAAATGTCCCCTTTTCAAAAAATAATAAGTTTCCAAAAGTTGATTCACAAATTCAATAAAGTTCCCATTTCTAAATGTGTTCACAGATTCAAAAGTTGTTCATATCTTTAAAACTTGTTGGTCTTTGTCAAATATTGTTCAGAATTTAATAGATGTTCCTGCTTTTCAAAAGTTGTTCACAAATTCATATATTCTTCCCATTTTTAAACTTTGGTCATAATTTTGGCAAAACTTGTTCATGGTTTATAAAATTTTGTTCAAAACTTTAAGAATGTATTTAGAATTTTCCTGAAATGTTTGAAAGAGGGAAAATATTTGTAATGCCGATGTAGTTAGATCTAAAGAATTCGCACTGCATATTCATCGCGATCGTTATACCGCTGATTTCTCCTGTTTCAGCTGGCCCATGTGGAGACTGCCCTATCCGAAGCACCGCTAGTCTGTCGTAGAATGCAGCAGATAGGAGGTCCCGGGTTTGAATGCTGCTAGACGGGAGACACAAGAAGATTTGGGCTGGGCTTGGGCTTCTATTTTTCAAGTTTTTAGGTCGGGCTTCAGCCATAAGTAATAATGAAAACATGCATTCATGTCAGGCTTGGGGCTTCTTTTGGGCCTACTTTGGGCTTACAAGAGTACCTTTCAGAGCTCTGGGCTGGGCTCGGTGCATTATTCTAAATGTTAGGCAAGACAGCCGAAACCCAGCCCGGCCTGGCAAATGCTAAAGTTTACAATGAACCCAAAAGTGGTATTACTCATTACCGGTTGTTTCATTTGATACGGTCACATTGATGCCCTATGGTTGAATTATGCCAATGGTCATTTGTTTTAGAACTATGATTTTCGCTAATATTCAGCATGGTGTCAAATCTTCTTCATTATCCGGTGCTCTATGTGGCAAATAAGCTATTTCATCCAAAGAGTTAGTGATATGTGTTATACAATGACAATTCATTCGGTCCAAACGGGTAAACATGTCCTGTAAACACAATTTTATTTTTTAGTTGGTAAACCCAACTTATTGTATAGTTTATCAACCCCATCATTAATAAGAGAATAATCAGTTCGGTCCTTGGATATACCCAAAATCCAAAACTATGGAAAGGATGAAATTTGGCATGGTGTCATCACTTGACCGCTATAAAGTGTGGTACAAATTTGAGCCCGCTAGGAGGAAAACCTAATGCACTCCGCCTACAAACTGAACACTCCTCGACGAAATATCAAGGTTTTGAACGGAAATCTTCGATTTCCATATATAACTTAATTTTGTGACATCATTTCCCCATTGAAATTTTTCTATGTTTAATACACACCATTCAAATGTCATGTCCAAATTTTAGACTATTCTAGGTTTAATAAATATGTGTTTTTTAAAATCACTTTGTGCTATGGTTGTCTACTGTAAAATCTCAGATAGTTTGGGAGACAATTATTATGTTTGCGATGTAGCCAGTTCTGTGAGGGCTGAAAATTTGCATTAGAATTCAAATCAATTTTGTATCAAATGTTCCCGCCAATTGCAATATAATACAAATTGACCGCGCCTAAATACTGTGGAGGTTATGCACACCATCACAAGCATATGGACCCACATGTAAGAAGCCACGACACCCACGTATGGACCCGCTTGCCATCATCCACGTCAGCACTATAATAGGCCCACATGCCAGAATCTTTATCCGATGAAGCGACACATCATGACAGAAAAAACTATGTCTGGTTCCACATGTAAGCAGCCATGTCAGCATCTTCTAGGTCCATATATTAGTAGAGTTGACCGGTCAAAACTGATGCCTGGCTTATTCAGACGGGACCGTCGATGATAAAACCCAAGGCGGATCCACATGAAGGCAGTCACGTCAGCAACTGCTGGTCCCACTTATCAAAATATTTGATCGGTCAAACCCGCAGACCGATCATTATAGACGGATTATTGTGACCAAAAACTATCTTAGGCGACGGATTGGCCTACCATAGGTGTCATTCTAGACCATCACCGTAAACGGCCATCAATGACAATTTTGGGTTCATCACCTAAGACACAATCTTGCGTGACGGAGGAAGTCATATCGTCAAGCTTTTTTTATGACGGTGCTTCAGTGACACGGGGATGACGGCCGGAAAACGTCATCAGGGCATTTTCCGTGACAAAGAACGGTTTTATGTGACACAAGTAAAACATTGTAAAATAGCCGAGATTTTGTAGTGACATGGTAATCTAGGCAGTAAAAATGGCAAAAAGCTCTTGGATTCAAAATAACGTCCAAATGAGCTCAGAAAAGGATGAAACTTGGCAGGTATTCATTATATGACACCTATAGTGTGCGCTAAACATTTGAGATCATTAAGGGGAAAACTTGATGTAATTCGTATAGAAACATAACACTCTCCGACGAAGTAATAGGGTTTAAGATGGAAACTTTGGACGTCCACATAGAACTTGGCTCCGGGATTTCGAGGGGTTGGGCGGTGGCAGATGGGGCTGAAGGATAACGATGAGGAGAAGATAAGGTTCGGCTGTGTGGGTGTTGGGTTGGAAGGAATTGCCTAACGGACGCTCGTTGCTTCAAACTGTCGCTGATTCGCATAGAGGCGAGCGACCGAGATGGGCCGACTCAATTACGACATAATGCAAGCGCTATATCCGGTTTGGGGAACCCTCTAGGAGGTGTTTGGTTAAGAATATTTTTGCCCGTCATCTGACTACACTGCAACCTATTACAATTAAACTTGTTTGGTTGATCAGGCCCGTAAATGGATACCGTGTATACAAATCCCGCCGCAAGACACAgcccatcccccccccccccccccccaaccgtAATTTGTTAACGATCTCGCTCTGCTCTGGTCTTCTCTCCCGATGGCTTCGCTCCTTCCACGACCCCCTCAGCCATGGATTTGTGTTGCAGCCCCTGTTATCTCCCGCGGCGGCGGCTCCCAACGGCGGATCTCCATGTTGCCCTCATAATCCTCGTGCGTCTTTCTCCAAGCCGTGAAGAAACGCTAATGTTTGCTGTTGTGGAAAACCAGGTGACGGCTCTAGCGTGGATCCGCGCCGCCATGATGCAAATGCAATTTTTGTTCTTCTCTTTGGTTCATTCTTTAATTTTCTTGCTAAATTTTTGATCGGTATGTGAATCTACTGCTATGGTTTTATGTGGTAGTCTCACTGTTTCAGTTCGGGACTACACATCAGCTGACCATACGCTGATTACAGTTCAGTTTTGAAGTTGAACCAAACATGTTTATAGATTTGCTGATACCGTTTACAGTGACGCCGTGACCCCATTATGATTATGTTTGCGTTACCATTTTTGAACCAAACACCTCCTAGATGGTTCCTGGCCGGTTTTGGGAGCATTCTACAAGGTTCCTGAACCGTGGTTTTCACTGATtgttttctttttagttattctgtttcttttttcatttttcctttctttttcgTTTTTCCAGTTtattcttttcctttttttgtttaattatttcatTTCTTTCTAGTATTTCTTTCTAATTGTTTTTTCTTCTGGTTTTATTATTTCTTTTTTGTTTTTAAGTTTTTGATTTTTTCGAAAATTCAAAAAATGCTTCTTTTGTTAATTtatgttcacaaatttaaaaaatattGTTGATTTTTAAAAAATGCTCGTATATTTGGAAAAGTGTTCTCCTTTAAAAAAGTTCTTATTTTCAAATTTagttcaaaattcaaaataaaatcGTAAATTTCAATTAATGTTcgtttttcctaatttttgtcATAGTTTTGAAATTTGTTCACACATGTAAAACATGTGcctttttcaaaaaatgttcatgtttttcaGAAAACAATAATCTTTTGGACACAAATTCATTAAAGTTTCCATTTCTAAATATGTTCACAGATTCAAAAATTTTTCACATCATTAAAACTAGTTGGTATTTGtcaaaaaatgttcagaatttaATAAATGTTCCTGTTTTTTGagaaaaaaaatctaaaatttgTACATTTCTCCCGTTTTTTATTTTGGTAATAATATTTCAAAAACTTGTTCGTGGTTTTAAAAAAAACTCAATTTTTTTAAAAGGTATTTAGAATTTtcctgaaatgtttgaaaagggGAAAATATTTGGAATTTCCGATATAATTAGTTCTAAAGAATTCGTGCTGGTCAGAAACCCATAATTAGTTTTAGGAACCCATCAacattttttttagttttttctttttctttttttcccgTTTCTTTTTTGTTCATTTTCCCTTTTTTGTTTACTTACTTCATTTGTTCTATTTATTTTCTAATTCATTCCTTCTGgtttttattttactttgttTTCTTTTCACAATTTCAATTTTTTCGAAAATCCAAAAAATGTTCTTGTTATTACCTTTGTTCACAAATTAAAAAATGTTGTTGATTTTTCAAAAGGTTCACAAAAATGTTCTTGTTTCcaaattttgttcacaaattAAAAAATGTTCGCAAATTTCAAATAATGTTTGCTTTTTCCTAATTTTGTTCATAGTTTCAAAGTTGTTCACACATGCAAAAAAGTCCCTTTTCCCAAAACATGTTTATGTTTAAAAAAAATCATCCGCtctttcaaaatttgttcacaaattcaataaaatttccatTTTTTAATTTCTTCACATATTCATAAATTGTCACATATTTAAAACTTGCTAGTGTTTGTCAAAAAAAATTTGGAATTTAATAAATGTCcctattttttaaaatttgttcacaaattcataCATTCTTTCAATTTTTGAAGTTTGatcaaaaaaattccaaaactttTTCTTGGTATTTAAGATTTTGTTCAGAATTTTTAAAAGTATTCAGAATTTTCATGAAATGTTTtaaaaaagaaaaatatttagaACTGTTGATATAGTTTGTTCTAAAGAATTCGCGTTGCATATTCATCACGATAGTTAACCAGCTCCACCAGGTAGGTACCTTGTGTCTACTAGAGGCGGATCGCGAGTTTGAAACCTGGCTAATGCGCCGCATTATATAATGTTTTTTACGCCGCTGGATTCTCCTGCGTGGGCCAGCCCAGGCGGACACTGCCAGGTGCGAAGCCCCGCCCGTCTGTCATAGAATGCGGCAAATAGGAGGTCCCAGGTTGGAAGGCTGCCAGATGAGAGACACAAGAAGATTTGGGCTCGGCTTTGGCTTTTATTTTTCAGGTTTTCAGGTCGGGCTTTCTGGGCTCCGGCCTGGGCTTGGTCATGTATTCTAAATGTTAGGCCAAGACAGCCGAAAACCCTGACCGGCCTGACAAATGCTTAAGTTTACAAGGAACCCAAAAGTTGTATCACTCATTACCGGTTGTTTCATTTGATACACTTACATTGATGCCCTATGATTTAATTATGCCAATCGTCATTTGTTTTAGAACTATACATTTTGATAATATTCAGCATGCTGTCAAATCATCTTCATTATCCATTGCTCTATTTGTGGCAAATCAGATATTTCATCCAAAGAGTCATGATATGTGTTATGCGATGACAATTCATTGGGTCCAAATGGGTAACAACGTCCTGTAAACACAACTTTATTTTTTAGTTGCTAAACACAACTTATTGTATTGTTAAGCAACCCGATCATTACTAAGAGAATAATCGTTCGGTCTTTGGATATACCCAAAATCCAAAACTATGCATGGAAGATGTATACCTATCTCATACATCTGAAGAGTCATTCTATAAAGTAAGTTAAATTTCCCTATTACTGTAAGTTTCACACTCTGGATCATCTAGAAACTCACATGTTGGTAGACTCAAACCTGACCAATTTGCTAGCATTTTCATCTCTTTAACCTTTTTTTCCCTTCTTACAACAATTTCTTGTAGGGAAAAGATTGTGCTAGCACCTACTATTTCATAGAGGTAAGATGGCCTTGAAGGTTTCAGTAATCACAAATCCTTTCAAACATTGGAATACTCTATGGATTTGTGTTTGGGGGGGGGATTTCGTCATATTCCCATGTCGTGCATCATGTATTTTGGGTCGTGTTGTGTATGAATGGTATTGAGGGGCCGTGCCTGGGCGACTGACTCCCTTAAACGTGTACCCTTGCTTTCATTTGAAGGGAGTCACACGACTACCAAAGATGGAGGAGTCCTCAACATGCGAGGCAAGTTGCTCAAGATGAAGGAATGTCAGTCACGAAGCAGGACCTCTATATAGAGGTACCTGACCAAGATAAGGACATATCCAACATCTCCTAAAATCCTAGGTTAATACGTTAGCTGTCAAGTAGATCTCATCTTGACATCTCGCCCTGATAGTCCACCTCCAAACTGGGTGAATTGACATCCAACTCCCCGTACATATCTTTGTAATCCTGCGTTTTAAACCATATGTGGTataatctatatctatatctatacctaatAATAAAGGGGTACGTCACTGAAATTTCCCTTAAAGTTGTAAAATATTACCCACCGACGCTATCTATAAGTTTATTTTGAGGGGTGCCATCTATAAGTGATAAAAAACGTTTCACACGGGGGAATCCCCAGCTTGGGCCGGCCCATGCAGT from Triticum urartu cultivar G1812 chromosome 3, Tu2.1, whole genome shotgun sequence encodes:
- the LOC125542302 gene encoding tetratricopeptide repeat domain-containing protein PYG7, chloroplastic isoform X1, which encodes MAVACRFAAPLGLAPLPRGRAVAKGIAFSVGSAKAVPRGVAMKAANGTPGGEETPETVGPLCCTGVGRQIIKRAEEVFLSTQVKETSGPHSDKDLKRNMNLLQQLGILPCGATAWLSFAQSAQSSEGAKLNMVYEVGELFELGIQLSYLLILLGLLGTGTFYVIRQVLVRRELDLSAKDLQEQVRSGEGSATELFELGAVMLRRKFYPAAIKYLQQAIQKWDRDEQDLAQVYNALGVSYKRENKLDKAIKQFEKAVELQPGYVTAWNNLGDAYEQQKDLASALRAFEEVLLFDPNNKVARPRRDDLKSRVGMYKGVPVKTTDKR
- the LOC125542302 gene encoding tetratricopeptide repeat domain-containing protein PYG7, chloroplastic isoform X2, with the protein product MAVACRFAAPLGLAPLPRGRAVAKGIAFSVGSAKAVPRGVAMKAANGTPGGEETPETVGPLCCTGIIKRAEEVFLSTQVKETSGPHSDKDLKRNMNLLQQLGILPCGATAWLSFAQSAQSSEGAKLNMVYEVGELFELGIQLSYLLILLGLLGTGTFYVIRQVLVRRELDLSAKDLQEQVRSGEGSATELFELGAVMLRRKFYPAAIKYLQQAIQKWDRDEQDLAQVYNALGVSYKRENKLDKAIKQFEKAVELQPGYVTAWNNLGDAYEQQKDLASALRAFEEVLLFDPNNKVARPRRDDLKSRVGMYKGVPVKTTDKR
- the LOC125542302 gene encoding tetratricopeptide repeat domain-containing protein PYG7, chloroplastic isoform X3, with translation MNLLQQLGILPCGATAWLSFAQSAQSSEGAKLNMVYEVGELFELGIQLSYLLILLGLLGTGTFYVIRQVLVRRELDLSAKDLQEQVRSGEGSATELFELGAVMLRRKFYPAAIKYLQQAIQKWDRDEQDLAQVYNALGVSYKRENKLDKAIKQFEKAVELQPGYVTAWNNLGDAYEQQKDLASALRAFEEVLLFDPNNKVARPRRDDLKSRVGMYKGVPVKTTDKR